Proteins encoded in a region of the Coregonus clupeaformis isolate EN_2021a chromosome 9, ASM2061545v1, whole genome shotgun sequence genome:
- the LOC121574312 gene encoding C3a anaphylatoxin chemotactic receptor produces the protein MDNSDYYGNFSEDNGNFLEKYVTEDYGEYDLYYPFNETFVSEQGHTSIQVVSMVLCSIACVLGIPGNAFVIWIAGVKMKRTVNTVWFVNLAVADLLCCFSIPFSIADIILNRHWPYGEAMCKILPSMVVLNMFASVFTLVLISLDRFALVILPVWAQNHRRISLAWLLCGLVWVLALLLSLPSMIYREIVVHDDNNIILCTYDHLHNKTEGNQLAIRAIKATNVTRLILGFLIPLLVIAVCYLLIGRRVSSGRFKSQRAFQIILVVVTAFFVCWLPYHIIGLVMEYGREASAVMAGTLDPLAISLAYVNSCLNPVLYVFMGQDFKERVRISLRKIFENVFSEDVTLRSSVYSKGQSQLSRATHSSEAQV, from the coding sequence ATGGATAACTCAGATTATTATGGGAATTTCTCAGAGGATAATGGGAATTTCCTTGAGAAATATGTCACAGAAGACTATGGGGAGTATGACTTGTATTACCCGTTCAATGAAACCTTTGTGTCAGAACAAGGGCATACATCCATACAGGTGGTGTCCATGGTTCTCTGCAGCATTGCCTGTGTCCTCGGTATCCCAGGCAACGCCTTTGTCATCTGGATAGCTGGAGTAAAGATGAAGAGAACAGTCAACACCGTCTGGTTTGTAAACCTGGCTGTAGCAGACCTCCTCTGCTGTTTCTCCATACCCTTCTCCATAGCTGACATTATACTGAACCGACACTGGCCCTATGGAGAGGCTATGTGTAAGATTCTTCCGTCCATGGTCGTCCTCAACATGTTCGCCAGTGTCTTCACACTGGTTCTCATCAGCCTGGACCGCTTTGCCCTGGTCATCCTGCCTGTCTGGGCCCAGAACCACCGGCGCATCAGCCTGGCCTGGCTGCTCTGTGGTCTGGTCTGGGTCCTGGCCCTGCTCCTCAGCCTCCCCTCTATGATCTACAGAGAAATAGTAGTCCATGATGATAATAACATAATACTGTGCACCTATGACCACCTACACAACAAAACTGAGGGCAACCAGTTGGCCATCAGAGCTATCAAAGCCACCAACGTCACCAGGCTTATACTCGGCTTCCTCATCCCCCTGTTGGTCATCGCTGTCTGCTACCTGCTGATCGGTAGGAGGGTGAGCAGCGGCCGCTTTAAATCCCAGAGGGCCTTCCAGATCATTTTGGTTGTGGTGACGGCGTTCTTTGTGTGTTGGCTGCCATATCACATCATAGGGCTGGTGATGGAGTATGGCCGGGAAGCCTCGGCGGTCATGGCCGGGACTCTAGACCCCCTGGCCATCTCTCTGGCTTACGTCAACAGCTGTCTCAACCCTGTCCTGTATGTGTTCATGGGTCAGGACTTCAAGGAGAGGGTCAGGATTTCTCTACGTAAAATATTTGAGAACGTCTTCAGCGAGGATGTGACTCTGCGTTCCTCTGTGTACTCGAAGGGACAGTCACAGCTCTCACGGGCCACTCACTCATCTGAGGCTCAGGTCTGA